From Triticum urartu cultivar G1812 chromosome 2, Tu2.1, whole genome shotgun sequence, a single genomic window includes:
- the LOC125541082 gene encoding cytochrome b561 and DOMON domain-containing protein At5g47530-like: MAASALHSTGTAAMSLSLFLLAAIAASSFSPANAQASSSCASHTFSSNQLYASCTALPRLGTTLHYNYTAEGNSVAVAFRAPQTSKAGGWVAWGLNPNGTGMVGTQAVVAFRHSNGSLVAYPTMLDSYAPSMAPADGAELAFPVSDVAAEYAKNGKEMVVYATVALPGKGSKFTHVWQQGGSVVDDVPAAHPTTGDNVLSTGTIDFSK, encoded by the coding sequence ATGGCAGCTTCAGCTCTCCACTCCACTGGCACTGCGGCCAtgtctctctccctcttcctGCTCGCGGCCATCGCCGCCTCATCATTCTCTCCGGCCAACGCACAGGCGTCGTCGTCATGCGCGAGCCACACCTTCTCGAGCAACCAGCTCTACGCGTCGTGCACCGCCCTGCCGCGCCTCGGCACCACGCTGCACTACAACTACACGGCCGAGGGCAACTCGGTCGCCGTGGCGTTCCGCGCGCCGCAGACGAGCAAGGCCGGCGGGTGGGTGGCGTGGGGGCTCAACCCCAACGGCACGGGCATGGTGGGCACGCAGGCCGTGGTGGCGTTCCGGCACTCCAACGGCAGCCTCGTCGCGTACCCGACGATGCTGGACAGCTACGCGCCGTCCATGGCGCCCGCGGACGGCGCCGAGCTGGCGTTCCCCGTGTCGGACGTGGCGGCCGAGTACGCCAAGAACGGCAAGGAGATGGTCGTGTACGCGACGGTCGCGCTGCCCGGGAAGGGGAGCAAGTTCACCCACGTCTGGCAGCAGGGGGGCTCCGTGGTGGACGACGTGCCGGCGGCGCACCCCACCACCGGGGATAACGTGCTCTCCACGGGCACCATCGATTTCAGCAAGTGA